Part of the Methanobacterium bryantii genome, GCTAAGGCTGCTCATTTTTCTACTAATATCATTTTTCACGTGTTCTATTTTCTTTGAAATTGCCCCGAGTGCAGCTTCAGGAATTTTAGGATTGATAATCTTCATATCTTCTACTTCAAGAGGTACGCCTGCAACAAGTATCTGCTGAGCGTCAACTCCGAACTTGGATATCATTTTTCTAAAGTTTCCTTTACTTGTTAAAATTAAAAGACCATCAGATAATTTTTTAATCTCTTCTTCAACGCTTTCTTTTTCGATGACTCCAAAATTCGCAAGCATGCTGTCTATTTTAGTTCTCACTTTTAAAATTTTCCCGCAAAATAAGTTCGCATCATTTTCATTGAGTTTGTGGGAAGGCCTGCTTGAATAAATAAATTCTTCTGCCTCAATCAGTTCATCTAAAATTTCTCCAAAGAGCTTAACGTCTATATTTCCTTCTTTGGGGGCTTTAAATTTTTCACCTGTAGTTTTAGATTTTCCTGCTTCTTTAATTAGTAACTGAGCTTGATGAAGTCTAAGTTTTTCCATAAATATCACCGTTAATTAAATTTTGTGGAGAAAATAATTCTTTGATGTGTTAATATTTATTTAACTTATTTATATTTCCTCATTGATTAGTATAAGACCTAAAATTCATAAAATGGCGAAAATACATCTTTTATTTTATTAAACGTATTCTTTGTACTTTCTGAAACTTTCAGTTCATGTTTATAATTATCATGGCTTATATTATTTAGTGCGTTTATCATTTTAACATTACACCTTGAAAGAATGTTTAAGTTGTATCCTCCTTCTAAAATTAGAGCTAATGAACCCGCAATGCCCATCATTTTTCCTGCTATATATTCATAGAACTCATCAGTAAGAGATAGACTTGAAAGTGGATCATCTACATGGCCATCAAACCCAACATCCATAAAATAAAAGTCTGCATTAAATTTAGATGATGCCGGTTCAAGAATTTTATCCAGAATGTAAATATAATCATCTGTAGTTGATCCAGGGACCATTGGAATGTTTAAATTACAGCCTTCACCATTACCCTTACCAATTTCTTCTACAAATCCATCTCCTGGAAATAATGTTCTTGGATTTTGATGAATAGAAATATAAAATACATCAGGGTCCTCATAGAATATCTTTGATGTTCCATTTCCAAAGTGAACATCAAAATCAAATATAAAAAATTTTTTAATTTTGCGTTCCTGCCTTAAATATTCTAAAGATATGGCCAGGTTATTAAATATACAAAATCCCATAGATTTATTTCTTGTCGCATGGTGTCCTGGAGGTCTTACAATTGCATATGCACTGTTGTACTCGTTTAAAACTAAGTCTGACGCTTTAATTGCGCCGCCAGCTGCAAGTTTTGCAATTTCGTAAGTTTGGGGAGATGCATATGTGTCATAATCTATATATCCTCCCCCATTCTGGCAGAAAGATTTAATTTGTTCAACATGAGCTTTGGAATGAACTCTTAAAATATCCTCTTTTGTTGCAGATGGAGGACAAATGCAGTGAATTTTACTTAGAATACCTTCCTTTTTTAGAGAATTAATTATGGCATTTAAACGTTCTTTGTTTTCAGGATGGTTTCCAGTATCATGCTTTTTATAATCCTCGCAGTAGACAAGTGCATTCAACTTAAACACCTATATATTTATTGTATATAGTTCAGCACGTCTTTCTGTTTCTTTACCTCTTGAACAGTAAAAGGACAACTTCATGTCATATTTTTGATGTACACTGCAATCTCGGGGACATAGACATGCTCTTTCATCCATTGGACAATTACTTTTACCTAAAATACAGAAAAGGAGCTCTTTGCTTTTTCGTGTACAGTTATTGTAAGTGGGGCATTCATGGCAGATACAATCATTCCTTAATTCTGCAATGAATTTATCTTTATCTGAACTGCTCATTTTATTCAATTCATTTTTTAAATCCTCAAATTTCATAATGATCAATTTATATTTTTGAAATTTGAATGTATTAAATGATGCTGTAAGTTTAATAAAAAATTCATATATTTAATAAAATTAAAATGTGTTAAATTCAGTATATTTTAATATAAACGCCAGGAATGGAATGGGTATGGAATGCAAGTATTTTGAAAAATTAAAGGATTACAATTATGGAGATTTACTAGCTGAAACAGACTACTGGATTATTTTACTCGCACCTGATCAAAGGAACCTAGGAACATGTGTTATAGCTTTAAAAAGATTTGAGGGAGATCTGTCAGAATTAAAGGATGAAGAATGGCTTGAATTTAGTAAAATTGTTAAAAAATTAGAATATGCACTTAAAAAAGCATTTAATTCCACAATGTTTAACTGGGGCTGTCTGATGAATTCTTCTTACCGTAAAGATCCTCCAGATCCACATGTGCACTGGCATATGATACCTCGATATAAAGAAAAAACGGAATTTAAAGGCCTTATTTTTGAAGACCCATGTTTTGGATCCAGTACAATGAAAACAAAAGGAGGCATCCGTAAAGTTGCAGAAGATGTCCGGATAAAAATCATTAAAGAAATAAAAGATAATTTTGAGATATAAATTTTAAAGGGAATGTCTTAGTTATTTTAAGTATTAATCAATTGAGTTCTTATTTTTACCCATTAAAATCAATGCAAATATTGCTGCAAAGCAAACTGCTGTATAAACCATGAATGCAGTATTTAAGCTTTTTAAAAATGTCATATAATACTGGAACGTTATCTGGACATTTCCAAGATACACTGCAAAAATTAGAAGTACAACTCCCATACTCAGCAGCTGCCCAGTAAATACCATAGTTGAAACAGTTGCCGAAGCAGTTCCATAAGTTTTTTTGCTTACAGAACTCATGCTTGCATTTGTGGCGGGGGACGAAAAAAGTGCCAGGCCAGTTCCAACAAGGATTAATCCTAAAATTATTATGTATAATGGACTATTTTCGTTTAAGAAAACGAACAAAGAAAGACCGATAGTTGTGATACCCATTCCTATGGATGTAATTGTGCGGGTTTCAACTTTATTTGATATTCTCCCTGCAAAGGGTGATAAAACAGCTACAGATAGGGGTTGTAAAACCAGAATGATTCCTGCAGCATTGGGACTCAGCAGTTTTAGATATTGGAGATAAAGGCTTAACAGATAGGTCATTGCAGAAGTTCCAAGATTAATTATTAAAATTGAAATTATTGAAATAGTAAAAAATGTGTTTCTAAAGATAGAAATCCTTAAAAGAGGGTGTTTCAATTTAGTTTCATATTTTATAAAGATCAGAGTTCCTAAAATACCAATTAGTATCAGATACTTGCCTGTGTTTCCATTAGGAAGTGTGGAAAATCCCTGCATCAATGTTATCATTATGAAAATGAAAAGTACTGCACCTACAAAATCGAAATGTTCTCCTTTACATCCTGCCCATTCTGATTTAAACTTCAATAAAATGATTGAAAGTATTAAAAGACCAAAAGGAACGTTGAACATAAAGATAATTCTCCATCCAAATTGTTGAATTAAAAATCCGCCCAGTATCAATCCACTGAAAATTCCTGTGTAAACTGATGTAACATAAATTCCATATGCCCTTCCCCTTTCTTTTTCTTCAAAAACTGAAGAAATAAGAGCTATTCCCGTTCCAAAAATCATTGAACAGCCCATACCCTGTAAAAATACAAATATGAGAAGTAAAATTGCAGAAGGGGTGACTGCAGCAAGAAATGAGGCAAATGTAAAAATTGCAACCCCATAGGTAAAAATCTTTTTTCTTCCATGTATGTCGGCTAATCTTCCAAAAGGGAGTATAAATGCTGCATTAGCTAAAATAAATATGGTTGGAATCCAACTTAATAAAATAGCGTTTAAAGCAAAGTCTGTACCAATTGTGGGGATAGCGATATTTAATGAAGTTCCCATAAATGGTACGAGGAAAGAGCCAAGTGCCACAGTGATTAAAACTATGTTTTTAATCTCCTTTTTTTTCATTTTTATAGTTCCAAATTAATTATAATTTAAATTTGTTTTCATTTGAGGTTTAAAACTTTAAATGAGGTTCTAATTTTCTTTATATACTATTTATTATTTGTATAATAAATTAATTAGGATATAATGAGATATAAAAAATAGAAGCTTGTTAAAGTTAAAAATATGGTTAAAGATATTAGATTTTTATTTACGAGATGCAGCGCATTTTTTCTATCTTCTGTTCTTCTTAAATAGCTTAATATGGCAAGACTAAGTGGAATTAGTGAGATGAGTGTAATAACTTTAAAATTTAAAATTGAGGGATACAAAATGGTAATTGAGATACTAAAAAAAGATAATGTGGCCATTATTCCTGAGACTGCAATTATTTTAAAGCCAAATTTGCGTCCCTTGGATACAATCCAGGTAATTTTACCTCCAAGTTTATCTCCTTCCATGTCTGGAATTTGAACTGCACTGATGAACAACATCTGGTAAAGTAGAAGGGGCATTGAAAAAATAATAAAAAGCATGTCTATTGTTCCCATTAAGGTTAAGTAACCTATAGCAGGCATCACGAAACCTGTAGAGATGGTTGCAAGTTCTCCAAGTTTATTGTAGGATAATCTTATTGGGGGAGCAGCGTAAAACCATCCTAGAAGGTTTGCAAATACCATAAATAAAAAGAAACATAGGGGATAAGAAAATAATAACACAAATACTGCAGCAATGATTAAAGATAAGCTTAAAAGCGCAACTGAAAACCATTTTGAAAATTTCTTAAGTTCCGGATTTTCAACTAGAACTCCGCTTCCACCAGCAAACTGGCTTGGTTTACCATATTTATCTGCCTCTAAATCAAAATAATCGTTGCTGTAATGCATAGAAAGCTGCGCAGTAAATAAAATAGCATAACCCAGTAAAAATTTGTTTAAAGAAAATTCAGCATTCAATAAAACTGCAAGGAACGCTCCAATACAAAAATACAGAAAACTTCCCAGTAAAAAATGAAAACGCCCCAGTTTAACAATTTTAACGAGTTTAACATAATTTAAATTCATGCGGTGCCCCTCTAAGCTACATAATATATGTTTATCCGATGTTATATTACTTTTTTACTATGCTTGTAATAAATGAAATTTAGGTCTTTACATGTGGGAGTATTTATTTCGTAAATAATTGCAATTTTGGCGGTTAAAACGTCAATTTCTTAGATTAGCAGACTTTTATGTGTATAATTGATATTAAAATAGAATTAGTTGTTATAATGGAGTTACTGGTGGTAACTTTATTTTTTAACTTGGTTTTTTTTTATTCATGGATAATAATTACAATGTATTTTAGGTTATTTAGTATTACTAAATTATAAATAGTTATGATCACATATTAGAAATAGAATAAATTTTGGAGGTAGATTTTTTATGGCAGAAATGGAAGGAGATATGAAGGAAATGACTGATGTCATTAAAACAACTATAGATGAACTTTTGAAAGTTTTAGCCACTGATAATGTGATAGGAGAAACAATGGAAATAGATGATAAAGTAATAATTCCAATAACTAAAGTAGGATTGATGTTTGGAACTGGAGCTGGAATGGGCGGCATGCGTGATAATAAAGGAAAAGGCGCAGGTGCAGGTGGTGGAGCCGGAATAAGCCCTGTATCTGTAATAGTTGCATTTAAAGATATAAAAGGTCCAGAAGGTGTTCAAATATTATCTGTACATGGTATGGGGCCTCTAGCTAAAATGGTAACAGACGTAGGACAAGGCATTAAAAAAATGGTGGAAGAAGAAGGCGGCCCTGAAGGAGTAATGAAAAAAGGAATGAAAATGGCCAAAAAAGGAAAAGAAGAAATGGGAGGTCAAAGTGGGGGAGAATCTGAAGGTGTAACACCTCGCGGCCCGGGTTCAGAACCTAGAATGTAATATTAATTTGGGGAAAAATTCCCTCAAAATCCTCAAAAATCTATGATTTTTGGGCCCTCGAAATTCATAGATTTCTAATGCCGTGGAAAACTACGTTTTCTCGGCCACAAATCAAAGATTTGTAGGCCCAGAACACATAGTGTTCGAGGGCAGCAAAAACCTAGTTTTTGCGCGTCAAAATCATAGATTTTGACAGATTTCTGTTGGCTATGAATTTTTGATCACCAGCGAAAATTAAAATAAAGAGTGGATTATAAGTGGTAAACATCATTGCAGCCATCATAATTCTTATTATAGTGCTGATCATAATAGGGATTCTGGTGGTTCCTTTTCATATTTCTTTGGAATTATTCAGGCAAAATAAAATTAATCAGGGCTATTTAAGAATTAGGTGGTGGAAAATCAAGATTATAGATAGAGAACTTATACAACCTGAAAAAGAAAAGAAAGAAAAAAAGCCTAAGCGTAAATTTGATTTTAAAAAACTTCTCGATGTACTTCTGGATATGCTTCCAAAAGTCATTCCTGATTTTATGGAATCTTTACCTTACTTTGTGGATATAATGGAGTCCTTTTTAAGATCTATTTCTATAGAAAGAATAGCATTTAATCTTATTTTTGGATTGGGAGAAGTTGCAGATACTGCAATTGTTGGTGGTTTTTTCTATTCAGTAATTGCAATAATAAATGTAATTCCAAATACATATTTCTCGGTAGAGCCTGATCTTAGAAATGAGAGGTTAGAAGGCTCATTAAATATTAAAGTGAAATTAAGGTTACTTAGAATAGTTGCAACATCTCTAAAGGTTTTAACTAAGCGACCTGTTAGATCCCTTCTTTGGGAACTCAGAAAGTTAAGAGGAGTGTTTGTCTAAAATGAATTTTTTATGTGGCACAAAAAAAATATTTGGCCGTGAAAATAGGGGTGAAAAAGATATACCCTCCATGTTTAAAGAGTTCTGTAGAAATTGTAATATAGAAATGCCCAAATGGGATAAAGTAGTTGGAAAACCGATTGGAGCAGCAGATAGAACTATTTATCCAATAATTGAAGTTGTAACTATAGGAAATAACATGCCTAATTTCAGAGGGATAGAGATTTTTCCTATTGCGCTGGTAATAGAAGAGTCTGGAGAAAAATATGCTATTTCACTTACAGGAAAAGAAATTAATTCTGATGAATTTATAGAGATGGTCTTTAAAGAAAGTAAAAAACAGTAATTACTATCCATTTTTTTGAGGTTAAAAAAATGAGTAGTAGTTTACTTTTTAGAGATTAACTTTCGTTATTTTCTTCTTCTTCGATGATTTCGGAAGATCCAAGATCTTCTTTTACTATATTTAAAACGGTTTGAGTGTATGTTCTCTGTACATCTGGTTCTTTTAAGAGCTCTTTTATGAACGCATCAAGTTCGGTTGTATCTCTGAATTTAGCTATTAATATAGCATCATATTCGCCAGTAACATCATATATGCCAAGTACATTTTTGTTATAGGCTGTTTTATCTTCCCAATTTCGTAAAACTCCGCCTTTGACTTTGACGCCAATTACAGTAGTTAATTTATATCCAACTTTAGAGTGATCTAGAAGTGGAACAAATTTTTTAATGATCCCTGTTTTTGTAAATTTATCAACTCTGTTGTGAACTGTACCTACGGATATATCTAATTCACGTGAAATCTTCCTGTAAGACATTCTTCCGTCTTCATTTAATAAGTTAAGAATTTTCCTGTCAATTTCATCTAGTTTGGTTGGTCCCTCGTCATCTCTCATTTTTATCACTGTATTTTTAATTAATGAAAATTATGAACAATGTTTACATATTATCAATTTATAATTTAAATACGTTGCACATTCTTATAAAATTAATTGGTTTGATGAGAATATATACTTATTTAAAACAAAACTATTTTTTTAGGAAAATCTAAATTTTAAGTTAAATTTTATGAAAAAATAAAAAAAGAAAATTGGTTTATTTTGAAGGTTCTTGCACTGATTCGTGAGAATTATATCTCATTTTTGGGTAAGAATAGCAATGATAATGATCTTGCATAGAACAGTGATAAGTATGCCAGTACTAAGATGAAAAGCACTGGAACTAATATAATGCCAATAATTGTAATTGCGAGTACAAATGTGATAGCTACTGCAATTAAACCGATAATTAAAGATACTAACACCACTACAATATACCAAATTATATAATCCACCCATCCGATCTGGGATATATGATCAAGTATTTCAGTGAATCTAAAAGCTGCACTAAATTCGCCATCGTTATATGCCAGATTGGCTACTGCAATGATCTCTATAAACCCTATAATGATGGCTAATATCACATAAATTATGTAGCCTAGGACTAATGCATATAAAGCAGCTCCAGAAAGCATGCCTGCATTCATGACTATATTTTGGCCTGCTCCTAAGCCTGCAGCTATTATCCAAACTGGAATGCTGTAAATTATTCCTACTATGAATAGTTTAAGACCCTCAATGAATAATTCGTCAACATCATCAAAGTTGGGGAGTTCTGATATTCCAGCTAAATTTGATTTCAAAGCTCTTAAAAAGTAGCCTATACCTATAAAATTCACTAATGGGATAATCATTATTATTCCTAGTATCAAAAGCTTTCCCAAATCTGATGTGGGATATCTAATACTATCCGATATATTTTCTCCTATATCCATATTTATTTACCTCTTTTTTAATTTTGACATAAGACAATTTGTTATTTGAGTTATTCACTTATATAAAGATAATGTTCAGCAAAATAGAAGGGTGATGGGTATATATTGCAAAATGCATTTTAAATTTAAAATAAAGATAAAAAATAAAAAAATAAAAAAGGAATTTATTCCCTTGCGTATGTAGTTTTTTCTTCTGTTGCAAACAGGTCTTCTGATGTAACTAATAATCCAAGTGATCTTGCATACAATAGATATGCGTATGGATATAATATTAGGATCATTATTAACCAGCCAATTATTGGAATTATACCTAATATAGATGCTATAACTCCTACAACAATTCCTATAATGATCATTACTACAAACCAGATTATATAGTCAACCCATCCAATTGATTTGATTAAATCAAGTATTTCGCTGAATCTAAATGCTGCTCCAAGGTCGCTGTCATAAAGTGCCATATTTGCTATTGCCATGGTCTGGAATAAAGCAAACAGAATCCAAAGGATAACACCAATGATTGCTACTCCACTTAACAGGCCAATTGCTGCTACTGGAGACACTAAATTTCCTATATTTTGCATTGAAGCTATTGATCCAAATATGCCTATTAATATTACTATCGCTGGTATAATGCTGTATACTATAGAAACCACAATTACTTTAAGACTGTCTATAATCATTTCGCCCCAATCACCGAATTCAGGAAGTTCATCAGAACCTGCTAAAGTCGCTTTTAATGTTCTAAGTACATATCCTGGTACGAAAAGAATTCCAATAATCACCATGCTTAAAAGAGCAAATACTCCTAATTCAAGTACTTTTTTCCAATCTTGTGAAGGATATCTAACTGCATCCCCTACTATGTCGCCTATGTCCATATTTATCCACCTCCTTTTTTAGTTTTAGCATAGACGATTTGTTATTTGAATCATTCACGTATATAAAGATAATGTTTAACAAAATAAAAATTAGTGATAGGTATAGACACTGTAAAAGTGGATTTTATATTTGAAATAAGGATAAAAAATAAAAATAAAGAAATTTGTTTATTTTGAATGTGCAGTTCCTGTTTGCTGGGATCCATATATCACATCTTGAGAACTGTATAGCAATGCTACTGATCTAGCGACATACATCTGTAGATAAGGTGTTACAATTAATGCCATTAACACTACTGTTAGTACAGGGCTAATTAAACTGAAAAGGCCAGTTATAATTCCACCTATGGCAGCAATGACTATATAAACAATTATTGTCACTATGTACCATAGTATAAGGTTTCCCCATCTATGGCTCCTATTTTGTCGAATATTTCGCTGAATCTGAATGCTGCACTAAATTCACCGTCATTGTAAGCCATATTTGCCACTGCAACTGCGATTATAGGGGTAATTATAATCATGTATAACATCGCAAGGATAATCCCAACTCCAGCTCCAATAAGCGCCCCTATAGGAATTGATGATGGATTTAAAATTAATGATATTATAATTGATGCTGCAAAGATTAGTATTAATATAACGGCAGGTATTGAATAAACAAAACCGACTACAGCTACTTTAATGCCGTCTATGAACATAGTAACAAAGTCATCGAATGATGGAAGCTCTGAAATTCCTGCTAAACTTGATTTTATGATTTTAAAGAAGTAACCATATCCTAATAATCCAACAATAAATCCAATAATCCCCAAAACTGATATTAATGTGCTATCTGCCATGAATGATCTTGATATATTTCCTATGCCTGCAATCACCAGGATAATTCCTAATATCAGGATTTTAGTCCAGTCTGATAGCGGGTATTTTAAGGCATCTGAGACTACATCTCCAATATCCATAGTTTAACCTCCTTTTTTTAATTTTGGCATGTGCCAATTCATTTTATTAAGCTCAGCATATATTAAGTGATAATGTTTAATAAAAATAATAAAATTTAATAATTAAA contains:
- a CDS encoding DUF4013 domain-containing protein: MDIGDIVGDAVRYPSQDWKKVLELGVFALLSMVIIGILFVPGYVLRTLKATLAGSDELPEFGDWGEMIIDSLKVIVVSIVYSIIPAIVILIGIFGSIASMQNIGNLVSPVAAIGLLSGVAIIGVILWILFALFQTMAIANMALYDSDLGAAFRFSEILDLIKSIGWVDYIIWFVVMIIIGIVVGVIASILGIIPIIGWLIMILILYPYAYLLYARSLGLLVTSEDLFATEEKTTYARE
- a CDS encoding DUF2769 domain-containing protein, with amino-acid sequence MSSSDKDKFIAELRNDCICHECPTYNNCTRKSKELLFCILGKSNCPMDERACLCPRDCSVHQKYDMKLSFYCSRGKETERRAELYTINI
- a CDS encoding HIT family protein, with protein sequence MECKYFEKLKDYNYGDLLAETDYWIILLAPDQRNLGTCVIALKRFEGDLSELKDEEWLEFSKIVKKLEYALKKAFNSTMFNWGCLMNSSYRKDPPDPHVHWHMIPRYKEKTEFKGLIFEDPCFGSSTMKTKGGIRKVAEDVRIKIIKEIKDNFEI
- a CDS encoding MFS transporter; the encoded protein is MKKKEIKNIVLITVALGSFLVPFMGTSLNIAIPTIGTDFALNAILLSWIPTIFILANAAFILPFGRLADIHGRKKIFTYGVAIFTFASFLAAVTPSAILLLIFVFLQGMGCSMIFGTGIALISSVFEEKERGRAYGIYVTSVYTGIFSGLILGGFLIQQFGWRIIFMFNVPFGLLILSIILLKFKSEWAGCKGEHFDFVGAVLFIFIMITLMQGFSTLPNGNTGKYLILIGILGTLIFIKYETKLKHPLLRISIFRNTFFTISIISILIINLGTSAMTYLLSLYLQYLKLLSPNAAGIILVLQPLSVAVLSPFAGRISNKVETRTITSIGMGITTIGLSLFVFLNENSPLYIIILGLILVGTGLALFSSPATNASMSSVSKKTYGTASATVSTMVFTGQLLSMGVVLLIFAVYLGNVQITFQYYMTFLKSLNTAFMVYTAVCFAAIFALILMGKNKNSID
- a CDS encoding DUF2100 domain-containing protein, with protein sequence MEKLRLHQAQLLIKEAGKSKTTGEKFKAPKEGNIDVKLFGEILDELIEAEEFIYSSRPSHKLNENDANLFCGKILKVRTKIDSMLANFGVIEKESVEEEIKKLSDGLLILTSKGNFRKMISKFGVDAQQILVAGVPLEVEDMKIINPKIPEAALGAISKKIEHVKNDISRKMSSLSLEKILVIIESDKASELLGKRAEEIYNANVVTLDNLKDLTPEEFKDIITKV
- a CDS encoding histone deacetylase family protein; amino-acid sequence: MNALVYCEDYKKHDTGNHPENKERLNAIINSLKKEGILSKIHCICPPSATKEDILRVHSKAHVEQIKSFCQNGGGYIDYDTYASPQTYEIAKLAAGGAIKASDLVLNEYNSAYAIVRPPGHHATRNKSMGFCIFNNLAISLEYLRQERKIKKFFIFDFDVHFGNGTSKIFYEDPDVFYISIHQNPRTLFPGDGFVEEIGKGNGEGCNLNIPMVPGSTTDDYIYILDKILEPASSKFNADFYFMDVGFDGHVDDPLSSLSLTDEFYEYIAGKMMGIAGSLALILEGGYNLNILSRCNVKMINALNNISHDNYKHELKVSESTKNTFNKIKDVFSPFYEF
- a CDS encoding DUF4013 domain-containing protein, translated to MDIGDVVSDALKYPLSDWTKILILGIILVIAGIGNISRSFMADSTLISVLGIIGFIVGLLGYGYFFKIIKSSLAGISELPSFDDFVTMFIDGIKVAVVGFVYSIPAVILILIFAASIIISLILNPSSIPIGALIGAGVGIILAMLYMIIITPIIAVAVANMAYNDGEFSAAFRFSEIFDKIGAIDGETLYYGT
- a CDS encoding Lrp/AsnC family transcriptional regulator; translated protein: MRDDEGPTKLDEIDRKILNLLNEDGRMSYRKISRELDISVGTVHNRVDKFTKTGIIKKFVPLLDHSKVGYKLTTVIGVKVKGGVLRNWEDKTAYNKNVLGIYDVTGEYDAILIAKFRDTTELDAFIKELLKEPDVQRTYTQTVLNIVKEDLGSSEIIEEEENNES
- a CDS encoding GerW family sporulation protein → MAEMEGDMKEMTDVIKTTIDELLKVLATDNVIGETMEIDDKVIIPITKVGLMFGTGAGMGGMRDNKGKGAGAGGGAGISPVSVIVAFKDIKGPEGVQILSVHGMGPLAKMVTDVGQGIKKMVEEEGGPEGVMKKGMKMAKKGKEEMGGQSGGESEGVTPRGPGSEPRM
- a CDS encoding DUF4013 domain-containing protein, with the translated sequence MDIGENISDSIRYPTSDLGKLLILGIIMIIPLVNFIGIGYFLRALKSNLAGISELPNFDDVDELFIEGLKLFIVGIIYSIPVWIIAAGLGAGQNIVMNAGMLSGAALYALVLGYIIYVILAIIIGFIEIIAVANLAYNDGEFSAAFRFTEILDHISQIGWVDYIIWYIVVVLVSLIIGLIAVAITFVLAITIIGIILVPVLFILVLAYLSLFYARSLSLLFLPKNEI
- a CDS encoding prenyltransferase, encoding MNLNYVKLVKIVKLGRFHFLLGSFLYFCIGAFLAVLLNAEFSLNKFLLGYAILFTAQLSMHYSNDYFDLEADKYGKPSQFAGGSGVLVENPELKKFSKWFSVALLSLSLIIAAVFVLLFSYPLCFFLFMVFANLLGWFYAAPPIRLSYNKLGELATISTGFVMPAIGYLTLMGTIDMLFIIFSMPLLLYQMLFISAVQIPDMEGDKLGGKITWIVSKGRKFGFKIIAVSGIMATLSFFSISITILYPSILNFKVITLISLIPLSLAILSYLRRTEDRKNALHLVNKNLISLTIFLTLTSFYFLYLIIS
- a CDS encoding DUF2953 domain-containing protein — translated: MVNIIAAIIILIIVLIIIGILVVPFHISLELFRQNKINQGYLRIRWWKIKIIDRELIQPEKEKKEKKPKRKFDFKKLLDVLLDMLPKVIPDFMESLPYFVDIMESFLRSISIERIAFNLIFGLGEVADTAIVGGFFYSVIAIINVIPNTYFSVEPDLRNERLEGSLNIKVKLRLLRIVATSLKVLTKRPVRSLLWELRKLRGVFV